Proteins from one Caulobacter sp. X genomic window:
- a CDS encoding response regulator, which produces MTVHAQARHVLIIEDEILVAFEVEALLAEQGFTSFDIADCPADALAMAVAHPPDLITADYRIVGGTGVEAVEAIQNQLGHIPVVYVTGNADQLKGRVRPIVDKPISPRHLAEACARAFAN; this is translated from the coding sequence ATGACCGTGCACGCACAGGCCCGACATGTATTGATCATCGAGGATGAAATCCTCGTGGCCTTCGAGGTTGAGGCTCTTCTTGCGGAGCAAGGCTTCACCAGCTTCGACATCGCGGACTGTCCAGCCGACGCCTTGGCGATGGCTGTCGCCCACCCTCCGGACTTGATCACCGCGGACTATCGTATTGTCGGCGGCACCGGCGTCGAGGCGGTCGAAGCGATCCAGAACCAGCTGGGCCACATTCCGGTCGTCTATGTCACCGGCAACGCCGACCAACTGAAGGGCCGCGTCAGGCCGATCGTCGACAAGCCGATCTCGCCGCGCCACCTGGCCGAGGCCTGCGCGCGAGCCTTCGCCAACTGA
- a CDS encoding pyridoxamine 5'-phosphate oxidase family protein, which produces MDITTIEALEALYQPAPLPASTVKVSDHITPHYAALIEASPFVALATIGPEGLDCSPRGDLPGFVRIADPKTLMLPDRRGNNRLDSLRNIVRDPRVALLFLIPGSGTTFRVNGRAKLSADPALLDSFAIDGKAPRTVTVITVDEAYFQCARAIRRSGLWKAESQVDPKTLPSPGAMLAAFTAGEVGGEAYDQGWPERAAKTLW; this is translated from the coding sequence ATGGACATCACCACGATCGAGGCGCTGGAGGCGCTGTATCAGCCGGCGCCCCTGCCGGCCTCGACCGTCAAGGTCAGCGACCACATCACCCCGCATTATGCGGCGCTGATAGAGGCCTCGCCGTTCGTCGCCCTGGCCACGATCGGGCCGGAGGGCCTGGACTGCAGCCCACGCGGCGACCTGCCCGGCTTTGTCCGCATCGCCGATCCAAAGACGCTGATGCTGCCGGACCGGCGTGGCAACAACCGCCTCGACAGCCTGCGCAACATCGTCCGCGATCCGCGCGTGGCCCTGCTGTTCCTGATCCCCGGCTCGGGGACGACATTCCGCGTCAACGGCCGCGCCAAGCTCAGCGCCGATCCGGCCCTGCTGGACAGCTTCGCCATCGACGGCAAGGCGCCGCGCACGGTGACGGTGATCACCGTCGACGAGGCCTATTTCCAATGCGCCCGCGCCATCAGGCGCTCGGGCCTCTGGAAGGCCGAAAGCCAGGTCGATCCCAAGACCCTGCCCTCGCCCGGCGCCATGCTGGCGGCCTTCACCGCCGGCGAGGTCGGCGGCGAGGCCTACGATCAAGGCTGGCCGGAGCGGGCGGCCAAGACTCTTTGGTGA
- a CDS encoding DUF3052 family protein produces MGKEASGVWGQLSDGESEGKLLWEPPKLIFRGAYRGIYQGHALKNVRTEGDDLVLSDGTRFTLDPGQAEKWVHAILNPPSRLDKLGVKPGMTVVIDGVEDEAFLEELSARVEPVEAEEGIDILFLAAEDLADLDRMEDWKGALAEKGAIWVVSRKGKGAPLKDTDVLSAARGMGFSDTKVCGFSQTHTALRFVRRKGG; encoded by the coding sequence ATGGGCAAGGAAGCCAGCGGCGTCTGGGGCCAGCTGTCCGACGGCGAGAGCGAAGGCAAGCTGCTGTGGGAGCCGCCGAAGCTGATCTTCCGCGGCGCCTATCGCGGCATCTATCAGGGCCACGCCCTGAAGAACGTCCGCACCGAGGGCGACGACCTGGTGCTCAGCGACGGCACGCGCTTCACCCTGGACCCGGGCCAGGCCGAGAAGTGGGTCCACGCGATCCTCAATCCGCCCTCGCGCCTCGACAAGCTGGGGGTGAAGCCCGGCATGACGGTGGTGATCGACGGTGTCGAGGACGAGGCCTTCCTTGAGGAGCTCAGCGCCCGCGTCGAGCCGGTCGAGGCCGAGGAGGGGATCGACATCCTGTTCCTGGCCGCCGAGGATCTGGCCGACCTCGATCGCATGGAGGACTGGAAGGGCGCCCTGGCCGAGAAGGGCGCGATCTGGGTCGTCTCGCGCAAGGGCAAGGGCGCGCCGTTGAAGGACACCGATGTCCTCTCCGCCGCGCGCGGCATGGGGTTCTCGGACACCAAGGTCTGCGGGTTCTCGCAGACTCACACGGCGCTGCGGTTCGTCAGGCGCAAGGGCGGATAG
- a CDS encoding crotonase/enoyl-CoA hydratase family protein, producing MSQPLILTEKRGHVAILTLNRPDAMNALGAPGDGDQVAAACEAINDDQDIRCVILTGAGKAFSAGGDVKAMKAREGAFAGNGVAVRDGYRKNIHRIVRAIYGLEVPSIAAVNGAAIGLGCDVACMTDIRIAADTAKFGVTFLKLGLIPGDGGAWLMPRTIGMSRAAELLFTGDVIDAAKAAEWGLVSKAVPHADLMGEALALAERIAQQPPHALRMAKSLLKHGQTASYDTLMEMSAAAQAIAHHTEDHMEGVEAILEKRAPVFKGA from the coding sequence ATGTCCCAACCCTTGATCCTGACCGAGAAGCGCGGTCACGTCGCCATCCTCACCTTGAACCGTCCGGACGCGATGAACGCCCTGGGCGCGCCGGGCGACGGCGACCAGGTTGCGGCGGCTTGCGAGGCGATCAATGACGACCAGGACATCCGCTGCGTGATCCTGACCGGCGCCGGCAAGGCCTTCTCGGCTGGCGGCGACGTCAAGGCGATGAAGGCCCGCGAGGGCGCCTTCGCCGGCAACGGCGTGGCCGTGCGCGACGGCTACCGCAAGAACATCCACCGCATCGTCCGCGCCATCTACGGCCTGGAGGTTCCTTCGATCGCGGCCGTGAACGGCGCGGCCATCGGCCTGGGCTGCGACGTGGCCTGCATGACCGACATCCGCATCGCCGCCGACACCGCCAAGTTCGGCGTCACCTTCCTGAAGCTCGGTCTGATCCCCGGCGACGGCGGCGCCTGGCTGATGCCGCGCACGATCGGCATGAGCCGCGCGGCCGAGCTCTTGTTCACCGGCGACGTGATCGACGCGGCCAAGGCCGCCGAGTGGGGCCTGGTCAGCAAGGCCGTGCCGCACGCCGACCTGATGGGCGAGGCCCTGGCGCTGGCCGAGCGGATCGCCCAGCAGCCGCCGCACGCCCTGCGCATGGCCAAGAGCCTGCTCAAGCACGGCCAGACCGCCAGCTACGACACCCTCATGGAGATGAGCGCCGCGGCCCAGGCCATCGCCCACCACACCGAGGACCACATGGAAGGCGTCGAGGCGATCCTCGAAAAGCGCGCGCCTGTCTTCAAGGGCGCCTGA